The Gossypium hirsutum isolate 1008001.06 chromosome D02, Gossypium_hirsutum_v2.1, whole genome shotgun sequence region TCACTTTATAGGAAACGGCACTTCCTATGTTAAGAAAATTGACCTGAAACAATTACTAACACCGCTATATCTAATATCTCCTCTACAAGAACAACTTTTGTTTAGAATAGTTGTTTAAGACAACCTTTGTTTGAGCATAGCTACAATTCAGAATAGTTGCCATTCAAGAACAACAATGTTGAGAACAAATACCATTCAGAATAGCTCTTATTCAAGACAAATGTTGTTCAAGAATAGATGTTGTTCAGAATAACCTCTACCAAGAATAGCTATGTTCAGACCAATGGTTGTTCAATATACCTTTAGTTGACAAGCTTCTGCCGAAAACAACACCATCACAAAACATTTTTATAGAACAACTCATTTGTAGAACAAGATTATCCTTAAAGACACATTCTCCAAGATGTATTCCATAGAAGATGTTTCAAACCATATTACTTcatcaaaacaaaagaaatgaagaTAATCCCATAATATGGTAGGATTCTTGGGTGAGCTTCACTCTTGAGATGTTCTAGAGAGCTTAGCTTGATGGATCATATATAGAGGTAGTTATAAGGTTTTCTCTTAACCTTTCCATATAATATTGAGTGTTCCCCGTTTCTTTCAAAAATCatcactatcaaaaacttaaacTCTTTTAAATAAACCATTATCAATAACCAAAAATCCCCCTCATTACTCCTATATGCCTAATTTTGCAACTCTCATTCTCTACTCACAACTCATTTGGGGACTTTTGGAACTTTTGACATTGGGGGCAAAACTTTCTCTCAAACTCTCTCTATAATCCTTTATCTTAATTCTTTTCTTAGAATTAGTTTCCACCTTACTACCCCTTGCTTCGCCACTCTAACCACCAAATGCCACTACGCTCAATACGTCCAAGGTAAATTCTAATCTTCCTTTCTGCCATCTCAAGGCACATCCTGTTTCACTTGTTTGCAACATTTACTCTCCTTGCCAAAGAAACCTCTACATTGGTCATCATAGAAGGAATGGGATTTGAGAAAGATTGATGAAAAGATGTTTGGAACTTAGACCATCGACCAAAATGTTCCATCTCTGCAATTGCTTCACGAAGCGATTTGACAATACAAGTGTTTAACCACTTTTATCAATACAAATCACTTCAAAAGTTGCTTTGCAAACTAAACAAACCCCCATTTCCTAAAAGTGGTCCCTCTTTATGAAGGCCAAACATGGGAGTAGTGAAATATATTGATTACAAACATCAAGACAAAATATTATTATGAAAGCAAATGCTCAAGTTATTACCCCAAAAGAGCACAACCTAGGCGAATCTACCTTTTGAGTACACCCATTACCAAgaaacccttattagcaaattaAACTTGACACATGTAGATCACTACACAACAAGACCTTTGTGAAACAATTTTATAACTATTGTGTAGTTGACCATTTTTATCAATACATATCACTTCAAAGTTGCTTTGCAAACGAACAATCTCCATTTCTTGAACAATGGTCCTCTTAATGATGGCCAAACATGGGAATAGTACCCCCTAGAATATATTGATCACCAACATCAAACCAAAATACTATTATGAAAGCAAATACTCAAATTATTAACCCCAAAGGGCACAACCTACGCGAATCTTTTAATATCAAACACTTTTTAAGTAGACCCACTACCAAGAAACCCTTACTAGAAACTTTAACTTGGCACATATGTGGAAGATCATGGCACAAATCTAAAGAAAAGGACCTACTCCAATGGATTGGACTCAAGAATTAACTTCTAATCATTGTGATGTTTTTGTCAAATATAACGTCAAACAAAAATGGAGGaaggaaaccttcaagaaaaggGCAATCTACGTCAAGATGCTTTGTGTTATTATTTGTAGTTCCTCTATATACAAAAGCCCTACCTCCTAGGCAAGAAGAAACTTCCACTCACCAAGCTTTGTAAATTAACTTTGAGAAATCATTCTATTACCTCTCTTTTGTAATATAATCTTGTAGTATTCCCTTATGCCTTTCAAAATTTCTTCTATATTTTTTCTCTATCACTAACCTTAATTGTTTTCAATGATTAAGTTGCTATTCTAGTAATTAATGATGTGAAAAAAAGGTATTGAGTGGTGTTTATCTGAGCTCTTGTACTCTTATACTCAAGTTGAGTCTCTACCTATTTTCAATGTATTTTATGTTGGATTAAAACAAAGAACTAAGTAGTATTTTGAGTCAATTAGATTATGCtagaaatgataattaatatatttactatCATGCATCCAAACAATTCTATTTTTAACCCCTTTTTGCCTTTTATTATGGGCAAGACCAGATGGTTCTTGTGGCCATTGTTGTAAACAACATCTTAAGTTATCAAACCATCAAGCAGAAGCAGCAAACAGCAAATTAATACATATAGGTTGCTTGTTCTCAACAAAAGATGTTGACAAGAAAACCCTGACCATTGTGGTCATTATAATGCCATTGCTGCAAAGGGAACTCtcaatatgtttttaaaatttaaagagtgtaACACCAAATTCTCATTCCAATCAGACAACATACCTACTTCCATAGTACAGCATCTAAAGCAACCTTCCCTTTAAATCCAGCCAGTCTATTTCTTCCATGCTGTGTTATAAAGATTGTTTGGGGGGATTGTGGGGCAGGGGGGGGGGAGGTTCATGGATATGCGTTTGGCACAGGAACATACAATTTTTTCACAAGTTTCTCCTTATATCTGGAGGGTCAGATCTCAAAACTAATGTCCATTGGACATGTGTCAAGCCTGGGTGCTACAGTTAAAATAGAGTTGAAACAACACAGCTTCAATGCAATTTGTCCTCTTTTATGTCCTAATTATTCCAATGTTTACAAGTTTGTTAATGCATCTACAACACTCATCTCTGATACACTTTGCTATATCATGTTTTCAATTGGCACATCTTTCTCTTGCTAATGGATAAATCAATTCTTACTCTTTATTCCTATTTCCACTCATATCACTGGTAATTTAGAAATTTGTCTGCAAATAACACTACTTCAGACTATCAAGATATTTTTAAGGCATACCAGATCTGCAATATTTCCAACACATTCTCCTTTTGCAGTGACATCTCCAATGTTTTCTCCTTTAGCAAAGGCTTTGTAAATTGGTGTGCGAGTCGATGTAGATGTTACAGCAGCAACATTCTATAAGTAAGTTGCAAAGAATAAGACTGCAATACTTAAAAGACCACAAAGACAAAAGTTGTAcaggtaaaaaaaaaatcaccttcAACACATTTGCCGCACAAGCCAAAGGAAGAAAGAGATGAGGCACAGATGCAGTTGCCAACTCTACCCCAGCACCCAGCTCCATAAGTAGGTCACCAGCAAACCGCAGCTAAACACATTGGATGTAACAATATCTTGTGAAGATAAACCAACAGTTCTACAACCTCCatcacaaaatatatataataattaaaattaaaaagaaaaaaaaaacctgtttTAGAtcataatcaaatttatttcCTTGTCGGGAAAAAAGCATTTTACCAACCCTACCGGCACCATCCTGCAAGCATAGTTAAATTTTAGCTTGCTACACAGCCAGTTTCAAcaaacttcctttttttttctataacACAACATTCAATATGAAAAGACAAACCAAATAGGCGATATAAAAGGATAAAGACTAATAAGTTATAAACCAAAAGTTGGTGAAACGATAGCAGCTGAACTATTTAATGAATTCTATGAAATTACTTCTTGAATGCTTTACAGATGCCAATAAGGAGTAAAATCGAGCAATAAGACATTTCCTTTTAGATGGATATAAgtagatgttttaatttttgaaacaGTAATTCGAAACTCAATCAAGAAAAATACTAAACTGTAATTATGACAAAAAGTCATATAAATCTTACACTCACATTTTCTTAATCAAGAAAAATACTAAACTGTAATTTTGGCAAAAAGCCATACAAATCTTACACACATTTTCTTTCTGCAAGCAGTATgctaagaaaaaaaatagaagcaaCTTTTGCAATAAGTTAGGTGCATAACAAAGGCTTTTTTGTTTTTGAGTACAACATAGTCTGAATTTATAACTTTATCCTCTACCCTGGTGAAAAACAAGTCACCAGCTTTGCATCTAGTATCAAACATGTAAAAAGCGGCTAAACTCCAAGACAAGCTTCCAAAATGAACATGATGTCATAAGCACTTACTAGCCAGTTTTGCACGAAGAGAAAATCATCAGGTCAAACAACACAGTAGCTTTAggaaaaaattttaagaatacCTTGTTAGCATTGCTAACATATTTACTTTTGAAGAGCAGGTTTCTCCTAATAATTTAATATGACAAGAAATTGAACATATGAAAACAGCAAAGATGATCTAAGGTGAACATCCAAATATTGACAGGTCAGAAATCAGAAATGAACCACTAAATTTCGGGGCTACATAGAAACTCGACATAATAAGGATATCTAGAACTTCACCAAGTCAATCAATCAGATAATAATAATGACATCTAGATAACAAATAAAGGAGAAACCCCAATGTTGAGATGAAGCCTGGTATAGATATGGAGGAACATGTTCATATACAGAACCTCTCATAACTTACTGAGCACAAGTTTCGAATGACAATTAACACCCTTGAAAACTTCACTGTCGGATCAAAAATGGCAATTCTTCATACATTTTAAACCTCAACCAAAGGAAATACTAATATGAGAAACTAAATTTCAGCAAAAGAAAATACCAGTCCGAGAAAATTCAAGATGTGCTAAGACAAACAGCCTTCATGATTGCAAAGTAGACTCAGTGGCTCTCTATATCCTAAAATAACTGTTAATATCAGAATATTCACAAAACTTACAAACTAGACAACCAGAAGAGCTAAGACAGTTGTAAAGTAACAATTGCGAAGCAAATGTAAGCTGATATTTTTCAGCCGCTAAACTTAAAGGACGTATGTTGTTAACTTCAAACATCTTATGTCTTCCCTACCTTGAGAATCCAATTAATTGCAACAGCACCAGGTGTAGCACTATTTCTAGAGATTCCAACTGAGTTCAAAAGGGTTTGCGTGGTGAAAACACCCATTGCTCCACCAAAGAAATGCTGCATTGAACAAGATGGCATTCAGTATGGTATTTAGCGATGCTAAAATTCTAAATCGAGAGGCAAGGGCGAGACTTGAGTCCTATAATGCCCTCCATTTTCCAATATACTTAGAAAACCACCTTCAACGCTCTCCAAGTCATGTATGGCACGTATGAAGGAGTAACACTCTCAGGGAAGCCCTCCGGCACCACATATGATCGTACGAATGACATCAATTCCTGCATAATCAAATGAAAAACAGTCCAAGTCACccacaagtaaaataaaaatgttctAAACTCTAAATAGAAGCAAATCCAACAGTAAGTACAAGATCTTGCGGCTTCACTTGGAATATTAAGTATATTTTTACAGCGAGAATAGTCATTATTAGAAATGGAAAATAGCGCAACTATTTATTCTTTATCTTCCATTTTGTTTGATATAAATTATCTCTATACTAGTATGAAAAATTCGAAACGAAGTAGAAAACTGACATCGAGAGGTGCCTGTGGGGTGTGCAAACTGACAGTGCGAATGGAATTGTTCTTGAAATTTCCGAAGGAATCTTTCTCGGCCACGTACTTCCATCTCCTTCCGTCAATTTCCTCACAACAAATCAATTTCAAACTTGAATCTCGAAATTCGTCCCCCACCAGTCCCATCCTCCGGTTTTCATCCATCAATGGTATCGCGGCTCCTTCGTGTATGCCGGTGCTGCTACTTAAACCGGCATTTGAGGCCAGGCTGGCGCTGATACGCAGCGTTTCGCGGACGAGGAGGCGAGACTCCTGGGAGGTCAGGGTTTGGGCAGCGGAGGTGGATGTAGAGTTGGGGGATTGCTTCATGTTGGTCTGTGTTTGTTAGCCGATAGCAGCAAAAGGAATTGCGAGTATTTTCTTAAATGTTTGACTTGAAGCATGAAAAGAAGGTGCTTTTATGCTGCGATTTGGCACACTTCGGTATTAACGACATCAACATTGGGCATTTAGCTGTGGAAGGTGGCCGTGGCTACAAttacaattgaattaaaacaccttttttttttcttagggAATAGGGACTGTTTGTTTCGTTTTTATTCCAAAATTCCAAcaatataaaactaaaaattgtTATTCATTTGTAAAACTTTTTCTGTAATTCactttttggaaaaataaaagggttttcaTAAAAGGTCCAATTCTGCATTCAATCCCTATACTTTTTGTATATTTAAaagttagtatttttatttttattcaaaagaatttaatctctctgctcttttgatttaataattgaagtttAATTGATAACTTTTAACACCCTACATCCAACTTGGTTGTTGAATCCAACTACGAGATGTCACATTACGTTGTCAGAGTAATGCAAACTATCTCGACTCGCTTTATCGACTAAAATGACAAATGTGGCATAATTACATAGTTTTCCTTTACTATATTAATGCTACGCGTTTAATCATGATCAATTGGGCCTACACATAGTGACCCAAGGTAGTAAGGGGTCAAGCATGGAGTCAGGGTTCAAATCCAAACTCAATTCATCAAAACTCAACAATGTGTCTCGAGATAGTGAAGTCCTGTCTCAAGACATGTTTCCCCTATTTTCAACCTCTAGCTTCGAAGTTACTTGTCTCAAGACATTATGGTTTATGTCTTGAGACAATGACCCTTGTGTCTCGAGACAGGTCTCAAGACTTAGCTCCCTTATTTTGGACATTGGCTTTGATGTTTCCTACCTCGAGACAATGAACCTCATGTCTCGAGACCAAGCAATCTATGTCTTAAGACATGCTCTTACTGTCTCCAGACACTAATGCAATTTTTTTGCCTACAATATACATTTTACATCCAAAAGTACTCCTAATAAAGCTTAAATATAACTAACATAACATCAATTCCAAGTGCACCTATTTTACATACATGTGTGcaatcaaaacattcaaaatctttgaATCCCATACACCATCCCTTAACACAAATGAACAAGTGATGAAACATATAAACACATGCATATATCTAACAATGTCAAGATTCAAAATACCAACTGTAGGACCCTTATGGGTCTAAAAGATATCATaccataccaaaatgaccaaaatggcaTATGAAACACTAGATTCATCCTAGGTGCATGCCATTAAAAACCTATAGAAAAAAGAGTACAAACATTGTCCAAGCTAAGTTATGAAGCTTTGGATGAGTTCAAAATCCCATAATATAACAAATACCTGATCAGCACTTGCATATGGAAACAAACAAATCTGCACACTAAGCATTGCAAGCTCAATGGTGCTAATATAATTTGGCTTCAATACATAATAATACTAAGCAATGaacacataatttaaatattCGACATGTCATCAATTAAGTACCATACTATCCACAATAACATATATTAACGATCATTATATCATGCCACCCTCAAGGTATTCCAACAAACAATTTTCACAAGTTTTCACATCATGAACATCATATCTCATTTTCAttaaatcatttcattatataaaTCACAAAGTAATGATGCACCCTCAGGGAATTCGCATCTCATTTTCATATATCGAATAATCAAATTTATGACAATGTGATCACATAACAATTAAATATACAATCACATAACACTTCATATTATAATTACATGTCTTTTGCATTCTTTTTCCCTTATTAATCGGTTTCTAATTCAAGGACAGGTACGCGAATCAATATAGTAATATACACTCATGACCTTTTAAGAATTGGAGCAGATAACATGTACTCGACCCTCTAGGAATTAGAGTATTGTTTATAACCGTTAGTAAATTAGATAACTCTCCTACCCTCTAGAATATAAGAGTAAATcaatgtaacaacccggttttgactctaatcggacatagtggtttcgagacaacaagtccgagtcaaaaaaatattttaatattattttgtgtgtttataatgtgtgaatttaattgtgtgaaattttcgtgttttaattttgtcatttgagtgtccgattaaataaaaggattaaatcgcttaaaataaaaatttaggggttaaatctaaaagtacctaattgttgttgtctttttaaaatgggggattaatgatgcaattagactaaaacatagatagtgggtggcaaaggactaatataaccttattatatatgtttgtttattaattattaaaggttaaataagtaaattaataaataatgtatagtataataaaacaaaacataaaacaagccattatcatctcttttgttggccgaatgttgcaaagaaagaaaacatccatggcatttagggtttcggcactttactagcttgattaaggtatgaaattgtttcggtttttgataatttttacgtttttgagatcgttgctttgaatacttcaaaacccatgtattaattttgtgaattgttgatgattttgaaatgtgccattgatgaatgtttgagttttgtcatgttagttgatgaaatatgaaatatatgtattagattaacatgttttgtctttaaatttttagtgaatttgtgtaattagagttaaattgtgaaaataaatttttgaaggactaaaatatgaaataaatgcaatgtgtggacttgtatgagaaccatgaatattcggctcttgtgtggtatgggcaaattttgtgtattttgtgttttgtgcaaaaaggactaaattgcaaaaagtgcaaaatgttaggggcaaaatggtaattttcctatttatgtatttttggacttaattgaatgtttttatgaataaaaaggttaaatttgattatgtttagatcaagaaacgaataaaacgaatttggatcggggaaaaacgaaagtaatcgaatagttgATCGTGtctgctgatatccgaggtaagtctattagcaactaaaaattattaagttaatatttatacatgcatattAATTGTATTTTATGTTAAGTTATAATTGAAAGTATAttagttgaataaattttgaagtgtagattttatatatatataataatcgaatatacaagtatgatcTTGTATAAATTCATGGTTTGAAATGAAGATATGAAATGTAATCAAGAATAGGTGATGTTCGAATaagcatgaatatatatatataaatttcttttcttgaaattaggtaagaaagttatatatatatacataagatagataaaatttatatatgtgaatacATGATTAAGTCTTGAATTTAGAcaaagatatgtatatatattatgtataatactcgaatatatatatatatacatatatacaagtATAAACTCTTGGATTGGATTAAAAATATGTAACTTATAATTGTATATGTATAGTTTCGAAtaggtatatacatatatatatgtgagttataatttatttgtatatgctgTACTCGAATGAGcatgtttacatatatatatatatatatatatatccttttattgaatttaattaggACATTTATATAAGCTTATATGAAGTTTGATTATACAAGAGTATGTGTATATgttattgtaatgaatttaagtatgaaatttataaatgtatgtgaaagtttcgattATGTATGTATGTTCATGTAAAAGTTCTTAAATGGAAGTGaagatatgaatttatcaatttggATCATTATAAAGTGATCGAATGTAAtacagactttacgtctagcaggcttgatgccggtgaaataattcagactttacgtctagcaggcttaatgccgatGATACATTTCGGACTATAGGTCTAGCAGGCTAAAagccggtgtactgaatcaggttttaaaacctagcaggctaagtgccggtgaatctatttaaattatgtgaaaatatgaaattgttatatctatgattttggttatatgaaatcgatgaatacataAACATTAGGTTTTTATATGCTTGGTGAGTATACATCTACATTCCGGTTTTGCTTTGGTTAAACATAATTGTATGCATTTGGTGGATACAAATAATAAAGGCATATGTACATTAGGTATATGCGGTTGTTAAATACATATAAGTCgagcctatgtgtttgataattatttatgtatgcaattgggatatatatatataaatgtactcatttaaatgtatatgatgaatatgtatatatatattcgaatttaTGTATTAGCTATGtattcgaatatgtatatatatattcgaatgtaGGTATTAGCTATGTATTCAGGTATAAATTCAAatgagtctatatatatatatataaacgaaTATAATAGGTGATTGGTATATATGAGTATGATCAATTTTATGCACATGATAAGTACATATGTGAATTCGAAAGTGTGCAAGTAATAAAGTGTATATACATTCGgttttaattgttgataattatgTATGCATTTGTCTATAAGtaattgttaatatatatatatttgttgttatgctatagacttactaagctataaaagcttactttgtttgttttcgtccatttgattttatagattttggagacgcgttacgagctcggggatcatcagcatagtccatcacactatcgacttcttttggtattttgttaaatatttgaacttaatcttatagcatgtataggtttgagtacaatgttaattacattttgattgtaaattataatagctatgcgaaagtaattaaattttcatgttgtgatcagtttggttttagaaatggttgtgtttgttttgtaatgcctcgtaaccctaattcggcgacggagacgggttaggggtgttacaatcaaagTGCGTTCTATGCTAATAAACTCAAATATATCTAACTCTATGATTGCCTCCAgacgtactaacgtccagagtagaaatcctgcacaaaatATGTCAAATAGTAggtgtccacaagtatacgggtcaggttgtaatatagttacaacaatGTAGGTGATCAAACATGCACCATCCAAATATTGTGTCTACTAATTACCATCCGATTATGATTAAATAACTAGTTCAGATGTAGTCAAACATTTATTATGCATGAGCAACATGTCTATgatttatttgaatgaataaacaaTTAAGgcacaaaaaattataaatatattatgaaCAACATAAGTCAAGAATTTTCAATCATTCTAGCATAAACAAAACTAAGTCGTCACTATTAAAACAAAAGCAATAGAATAAATTGCAATCATGATTTTCAACTTAGAACGAAAATAAAGATTAAATGGAAGAAAAAAATCCAAGTAGAATTCAGTGGTTCTCCATAACACTGCTCGCGGTTGTTTCCTCCTTTCTTCTCCTTTGCTCTGATGCAAATTTACTCATCAGGTGGATGGCCTTGAGAGCTTTAACACTTTAGATTTAATCACTCAACTTTCTCTCAAAGGTAGAGAGAAtgaagaaatgaaaatgagagaTGAGATGATGAAATGAGAGAAGAGAGATGCTTGAATGAT contains the following coding sequences:
- the LOC107910665 gene encoding protein root UVB sensitive 6, which gives rise to MKQSPNSTSTSAAQTLTSQESRLLVRETLRISASLASNAGLSSSTGIHEGAAIPLMDENRRMGLVGDEFRDSSLKLICCEEIDGRRWKYVAEKDSFGNFKNNSIRTVSLHTPQAPLDELMSFVRSYVVPEGFPESVTPSYVPYMTWRALKHFFGGAMGVFTTQTLLNSVGISRNSATPGAVAINWILKDGAGRVGKMLFSRQGNKFDYDLKQLRFAGDLLMELGAGVELATASVPHLFLPLACAANVLKNVAAVTSTSTRTPIYKAFAKGENIGDVTAKGECVGNIADLLGTGLSILISKKNPSLVTTFSLLSCGYVFSSYREVRSVVLHTLNRARFSVAVESFLKTGQVPSLQEGNMQEKIFSFPWLKDRPVILGSRFRDAFQDPGAFLAIEPLFEKERYIVTYNPSKGKVYALLKDQAKSDDILKAAFHAHVLLHFIHSADNSLSSRSQHEHLMPAATDFELHIAESCKMVSTSYRHFKNNAAEQGWRMSDSLLNPGRARLH